The DNA segment GCAGCGGGGTGTCACGGCGCAGCCGTAGCGGGTGCCGCGGTTGCCCGTCCTCGGTCCATCCCAGCACGGCCACCGTGCCGCCGGTCGCGGCCGCGACCCGCCACAGCCGGGTGGCCACCGCGCGGGCCCGCGCCGGATCGGCATTGGCGCCCCAAGCGAACACGATGACGTCGTGCTCAGCCGCCGCGCGATCAAGTCGCGCATCGGTCTCGGGGCCGATCGGATCGGCCATCCTGGCGAGCTGCTCAGGATCGCGGGAAACCCCGGCGTAGAGATTCATCAGAAGAGCGGCGTCATAACCGAAGTCCTCAGCGAACTGCATGTCTCGCCGGGTGGTGGCGTCGTCGC comes from the Mycobacterium sp. JS623 genome and includes:
- a CDS encoding DUF1643 domain-containing protein, which codes for MTLTLDLHLPRLPRRLAHLPHIERDAEFSADRTYRHWLTRRWGTGPELMFVSLNPSDANEHRDDATTRRDMQFAEDFGYDAALLMNLYAGVSRDPEQLARMADPIGPETDARLDRAAAEHDVIVFAWGANADPARARAVATRLWRVAAATGGTVAVLGWTEDGQPRHPLRLRRDTPLQCLTASAHDDMRDVDPRWARLLSDSTVIEGPNLETAS